The Leishmania panamensis strain MHOM/PA/94/PSC-1 chromosome 32 sequence genome window below encodes:
- a CDS encoding hypothetical protein (TriTrypDB/GeneDB-style sysID: LpmP.32.2860) has protein sequence MVVHLLWIINQSGQLITKTAFTSPDNIGELGANPDMQLTLSSVLFSTCGMSQQLTPNADPLDSACMTLIECKEHNIHVYETPTSVKFVLFSDNRTMECRKLFKELHALYAEFATKNPFHTVDDAGIGQPIRIPAFTEAIRATVAKYQRV, from the coding sequence ATGGTGGTGCATCTCCTGTGGATCATCAACCAATCCGGCCAACTCATCACCAAGACGGCCTTCACGAGCCCGGACAACATCGGCGAGCTCGGGGCCAATCCGGATATGCAGTTGACCCTATCCAgcgttctcttctccacctgcgGTATGTCGCAGCAACTGACACCGAACGCTGACCCGCTCGACAGCGCCTGCATGACCCTGATCGAGTGCAAAGAGCACAACATCCACGTCTACGAGACTCCGACCTCCGTGAAGTTTGTGCTCTTTTCCGACAACCGCACGATGGAGTGCAGAAAGCTGTTCAAGGAGCTCCACGCCCTGTACGCGGAGTTTGCGACCAAGAATCCATTTCACACGGTGGATGATGCCGGTATTGGCCAGCCCATTCGCATTCCTGCGTTCACTGAAGCTATCCGGGCAACGGTGGCCAAGTATCAGCGTGTATGA
- a CDS encoding ribosomal protein L27, putative (TriTrypDB/GeneDB-style sysID: LpmP.32.2830) encodes MTKFLKPGKVVIVTAGRYAGHKAVIVQNSDAATKERPYGRALIAGIKKYPKKVVRGMSKQTIARRSQVGVFLRVVNHKHFLPTRYNVDMSKELRGKINVSDASKRSRSKKLVRRVFQARYNAGSSAWFFQRLRF; translated from the coding sequence ATGACGAAGTTCCTGAAGCCCGGTAAGGTGGTGATCGTGACGGCTGGCCGCTACGCCGGCCACAAGGCGGTGATTGTGCAGAACTCCGACGCTGCGACGAAGGAGCGGCCGTACGGCCGCGCGCTGATCGCTGGCATCAAGAAGTACCCGAAGAAGGTTGTGCGCGGGATGAGCAAGCAGACGATTGCACGCCGCTCGCAGGTTGGCGTGTTCCTGCGCGTTGTGAACCACAAGCACTTCCTGCCGACCCGCTACAACGTGGACATGtcgaaggagctgcgcggcaAGATCAACGTGTCTGACGCGTCGAAGCGCTCGCGCTCGAAGAAGCTGGTGAGGCGCGTGTTCCAGGCGCGCTACaacgccggcagcagcgcgtggtTCTTCCAGCGCCTGCGCTTCTAA
- a CDS encoding hypothetical protein (TriTrypDB/GeneDB-style sysID: LpmP.32.2820), which yields MPEPLVPMCGTSAEKFLGKQVYKNNKIAQNMFSSATRKDKKVMLPQTLLKGLTIQKLWDNVFQDNTGFLKKYHDTRNESKLSVGQWDYAADRGSGSRFVSLVAIVEVPRAGTPTPLNQAHRFAYVTTPEGKLMLVYQISSQTPEVPAGGSFRTEAYFEITADSADSDCSIAIWGNCRKMSMSFSAIQYIATPRAIKEMTLAYRQLVNMVSEEFCGGAAAPADDGGVVSEGDAGDSGASSGDGGGLGSVFHGALLVLAVLVTLLVFNSTRTMARTSHLAMTMLNLDRSFWESSRVGGRGPTAENTSDWMCEEKALLIAAREAQLQTMRYRWMEQQAEIDHLQHTVSLLKWMAYVQMAAVAVALGGFGYLLKCHLDSTPESS from the coding sequence ATGCCAGAACCCCTCGTGCCAATGTGCGGCACGTCCGCGGAGAAGTTCTTGGGCAAGCAGGTGTACAAGAACAACAAAATAGCCCAGAACATGTTCTCCAGCGCCACTCGCAAGGACAAGAAGGTCATGCTCCCCCAGACACTGCTGAAGGGCCTCACCATCCAGAAGCTGTGGGACAACGTGTTTCAGGACAACACCGGGTTTTTAAAAAAGTACCACGACACGCGCAATGAGTCGAAGTTAAGTGTCGGCCAGTGGGACTACGCAGCCgaccgcggcagcggctcacGCTTCGTGTCGCTTGTCGCCATCGTCGAGGTGCCGCGCGCCGGCACGCCGACCCCTCTGAACCAGGCGCACCGCTTTGCCTACGTCACCACGCCAGAGGGAAAGCTAATGCTCGTGTACCAGATATCTTCTCAAACCCCTGAAGTGCCGGCAGGCGGCTCCTTCCGCACCGAGGCGTACTTTGAGATCACCGCTGATAGCGCCGACAGCGACTGCTCCATCGCTATTTGGGGGAACTGCCGCAAGATGAGCATGTCCTTCTCCGCCATCCAGTACATCGCCACACCGCGTGCCATTAAAGAAATGACGTTGGCGTATCGACAATTGGTAAACATGGTTAGTGAGGAATTTTGCGgaggcgcagccgcgccggccgacgacggcggtgtcgTGTCCGAAGGCGACgccggcgacagcggtgccagcagtggtgatggcggcggcctTGGCTCTGTCTTCCATGGGGCAttgctggtgctggcggtgcttgTCACACTACTTGTCTTCAATAGCACTCGCACCATGGCGCGCACTTCTCATCTGGCCATGACGATGCTGAACCTGGATCGCTCATTCTGGGAAAGCTCCCGCGTCGGCGGCCGCGGTCCCACTGCCGAGAATACGAGCGACTGGATGTGCGAAGaaaaggcgctgctgattgCCGCGAGGGAGGCGCAGCTTCAAACGATGCGATATCGCTGGATGGAGCAACAAGCGGAGATCGACCACCTGCAGCACACCGTCTCGCTTCTGAAGTGGATGGCCTACGTGCAGATGGCTGCCGTGGCTGTGGCGCTGGGCGGGTTCGGCTACTTGCTGAAGTGCCATTTGGACTCGACCCCAGAGTCGTCCTGA
- a CDS encoding kinteoplast poly(A) polymerase complex 1 subunit, putative (TriTrypDB/GeneDB-style sysID: LpmP.32.2810): protein MLAELGGAGRTGAAMPHPSSPSRTAKSRKQRHQHHVRQVVGKDVAERAKSMTDVEWASVPMADKHAFTKYMGELLREHPTEATEQQRRRYFETTMVDPRNLDPARTVRDEYERLKMGLPVQLKHPQRSLGVSQAIFETGDASLFDPGKVDALEEAMTQVKQVFTDYVRQRREGVSTETTRRKLANMLADLNVETQRHLSHMFKYAEERVRHEAREERKRQLSELQRLRRLVSSSSRQRASPSFESSTPILTTDASVPEDAMCPLASSSEGVESSDAVHDVDSPTPARLAKMKRRAVLKRSLGKALGLEVEVVESLITELEAQEKFMQFCEVFARLTVSRGFRHGPEDECLDAYTESLRRLYSVDANKLSTLDVVQYLAAKEEAHPVDWAKRWYERLLRIPLEHTPEYRRLEAIRDGDSVALELQARAEREVEAPVSAGHEAARQAEREAAGGRTQQAVRLVEKMFMRPDDPRLKSLHERRLRYIAYLQMERQIAQSRENAKIFEGIEETTEAEECRRLYAQLMERKQRLAADSTAALLSEGDGSGSVDRSAAAASAAVGTDVAATADNVNVFAQDAEAAALFEQISRITHSVIRTHTQETRRRSKAAAKAEVLARVLRLAGLTNADGSRAGRAEELQRLLQEKKDKVAQRLLNVLEADVKSDLEWMDAMDEAERPPLLPIPEGMSYVSAADVQAWKEIRDADRALSADPFRKNKKQFQPRLFGQPWQLPDKPLLFWGTGTRAVQQALEHAASDAERRRRGEPLAPPYPCPENPWGWRLVKDILDD from the coding sequence ATGCTTGCAGAGCTCGGTGGGGCTGGCAGGACGGGTGCGGCGATGCCGCACCCATCCTCACCTTCACGTACGGCTAAGAGTCGCAAGCAGCGCCATCAACATCACGTGAGGCAGGTCGTCGGCAAGGACGTCGCGGAGCGTGCCAAGTCGATGACAGACGTGGAATGGGCGAGCGTGCCTATGGCGGACAAACATGCCTTCACCAAGTATATGGGCGAGCTCTTGCGCGAGCACCCAACGGAGGCGAcagagcaacagcggcgtcgctACTTTGAAACAACTATGGTTGACCCGCGCAACCTCGACCCCGCTCGCACTGTGCGAGACGAGTACGAGCGGCTGAAGATGGGTCTGCCCGTTCAGCTCAAACACCCACAGCGTTCACTGGGCGTCTCGCAGGCTATATTCGAGACTGGCGACGCAAGTCTGTTTGACCCTGGCAAAGTGGACGCTCTGGAAGAGGCGATGACGCAGGTTAAGCAGGTGTTTACCGACTacgtgcggcagcgccgagaAGGCGTGAGCACGGAAACAACACGTCGCAAGCTGGCTAACATGCTGGCGGACTTGAACGTGGAGACTCAGCGGCATCTGAGTCACATGTTTAAGTACGCGGAAGAGAGGGTTCGTCATGAGGCTCGTGAGGAGCGCAAGCGACAACtgagcgagctgcagcggctgcggcggctggtgtcgtcgtcatcgcgGCAGCGCGCTTCTCCGTCATTCGAGTCATCTACTCCAATCCTCACTACCGATGCGTCTGTGCCGGAAGACGCCATGTGCCCTTTGGCATCGTCTTCAGAAGGGGTGGAGAGCTCTGACGCCGTTCATGACGTCGACTCTCCGACTCCTGCAAGGCTTGCCAAGATGAAGAGGCGCGCTGTCCTGAAGCGTTCCCTGGGCAAGGCCCTCGGCTTGGAGGTCGAGGTCGTGGAGAGCCTCATTACGGAGCTCGAGGCACAGGAGAAGTTCATGCAGTTCTGTGAAGTCTTTGCTCGCCTCACTGTCTCCCGTGGGTTCCGCCACGGCCCGGAGGACGAGTGCCTTGATGCGTACACAGAGAGCCTTAGGCGGCTGTACTCCGTAGACGCAAATAAGCTCAGCACGCTTGACGTTGTGCAGTACCTTGctgccaaggaggaggcgcacccAGTGGACTGGGCAAAGCGGTGGTACGAGCGCCTTCTCCGCATCCCGCTCGAGCACACGCCGGAGTACAGGCGGCTGGAAGCGATTCGCGACGGTGACAGTGTTGCACTTGAGCTGCAGGCCCGGGCCGAGCGCGAGGTGGAAGCACCGGTGTCCGCAGGTCATGAAGCTGCCAGGCAGGCGGAGCGGGAGGCTGCTGGCGGGCGCACACAGCAGGCTGTGCGGCTGGTAGAGAAGATGTTTATGCGCCCAGATGACCCACGGCTGAAGAGTTTGCACGAGCGACGACTACGCTACATCGCCTACCTGCAGATGGAGCGGCAGATTGCGCAGTCACGTGAGAACGCGAAGATTTTCGAGGGGATCGAAGAGACaacagaggcggaggagtgCCGACGGCTCTACGCGCAGCTCATGGAGCGTAAGCAGCGACTCGCTGCTGACTCCACAGCAGCTCTCCTCAGCGAGGGTGACGGCAGCGGATCGGTAGACCgttctgccgcagcggcctccgctgctgtcggcACCGATGTCGCCGCGACTGCCGACAATGTTAACGTGTTTGCACAAGACGCCGAGGCTGCCGCACTATTTGAGCAAATCAGCCGCATCACTCACTCAGTCAtccgcacccacacccaggAGACACGTCGGCGCAGCAAAGCTGCTGCCAAGGCTGAGGTACTTGCGCGCGTGTTGCGGCTGGCTGGCCTCACGAATGCGgacggcagccgcgccggCCGCGCCGAGGAGCTTCAACGGCTGCTTcaggagaagaaggacaAGGTGGCACAGCGTCTACTGAACGTACTGGAGGCGGACGTAAAGTCTGACTTGGAGTGGATGGATGCCATGGACGAGGCAGAACGGCCGCCGTTGCTCCCCATTCCAGAGGGCATGTCCTATGTGTCCGCCGCAGATGTGCAGGCCTGGAAGGAGATTCGCGATGCTGACAGGGCCCTTTCTGCCGATCCGTTCCGCAAGAACAAGAAGCAGTTTCAGCCACGGCTCTTTGGCCAGCCGTGGCAGCTGCCTGATAAGCCGCTGTTGTTTTGGGGCACTGGAACAAGggcagtgcagcaggcgctggaaCACGCCGCCAGCGATGCGGAGCGGCGACGCCGTGGTGAGCCGCTGGCGCCACCATATCCTTGCCCAGAGAATCCGTGGGGTTGGCGACTTGTCAAGGACATCCTTGACGACTAG
- a CDS encoding hypothetical protein (TriTrypDB/GeneDB-style sysID: LpmP.32.2840), which produces MQAQVRLHRLLRRACTPGVLSSNQVGVTVHALRQLNLLDVSSHSPERSTLPIVRHLCSGADARSQANLLHALASAVSESHSCRTVVHQELHSTVQLVQAALLEVADTLTATETVLVMEALLKLMPYVGCDAGTPLVNSRLVEEVRERTMALASVVERPVDLLGVTRVVVEATSSTSAAARDGVYGGRPSVSNFAWASFSLEHILRVVQARLSTFSKQELISLVDVLTVRRSSVSSGDVSLPSPFSSSAPLTPFHHEKSRGAAASMEKHAETAADTTSATADGVMLLDASRPLIPDILACALTTVPSLSISQLCAWLTRLTTLRLTDNSLLLAVVQSLASADVQYFTIPQLTSGAGALANLLTLTSVPGQPWAHAELCIRLYARLLHCLSSALYDADRHDPEVVHHAQTRLLPLLGTIPEAALDDYLDSAMPKSMRRVDLGFGDKSKAAAPDTAVRPHFLSVCATLAGAIEKTAAVLLRSIAVLPPREQALVAAAVFYWRVYTPSVADMPGASTVAVAQQPSIPFEQECQFSLKCRDVLHRCSPLTLDDMARKHRALCGLIITCSAGFTARDSVYVLNELVVAHYTDRALQVLHQEEQQQQQPQHQRRLSSSAADLSSVPCTQPSLLVSVVRVTSEERQVLMKLLNDQLQGPLLSALGEVHTSQLVRYLSSLSRMGVGAKGPYRAVMRHLNGRSLSSFEQVSLMVVMARHHLRSRRVVHEVIRALPELGTALSTAAKVTLLKSLGQVNGQQFVKAPYDETLLPGKFFPTLEELPRLTFLQLVFCFNGLIELRQYENPAAQAVLVEISKRLCTPPLRPSDSLRTINSATALAEFLASLCRFGGPAEGVSTALLLETLQALEQRLATTRSLFVDLARLNWYWPCVQEYFHLSSALWNGCASSSHGARRDTTGPIVEQWSFTTDEWLRLTRAFGQLVGTAGARVAARLQDIAKSPSLRPNTFLWCQMVCGLRFGGIPPRGSAEEVRLVENLEQKKMLPLLSNPQQLLDMTVLALHFTSEGRDAEAMPALRFIQKNMAAMQVQDCLQVWWYISQLLSVSSLPTTATSLGCVTSPRRSEVDKVQGTGTNFSSAVVAPVSERARFVLQEVRDAAKEQVLRGEKAVTQKLSVMEKRLLKSLQ; this is translated from the coding sequence ATGCAGgcgcaggtgcggctgcaccgGCTTCTCCGCCGAGCCTGCACACCCGGGGTACTGTCGAGCAATCAGGTCGGTGTGACGGTGCATGCTCTTCGTCAGTTGAACCTGCTCGATGTCTCCTCGCATTCGCCAGAACGTAGTACTCTCCCTATCGTGAGGCACCTTTGCAGCGGCGCGGACGCACGCTCGCAGGCAAAcctgctgcacgcgctggcTTCCGCTGTCAGCGAGAGCCACAGCTGTCGTACTGTGGTCCACCAAGAGCTGCACAGCACCGTGCAGCTCGTGCAGGCAGCGTTGCTGGAAGTGGCCGACACGCTCACTGCCACTGAAACTGTGTTGGTAATGGAGGCGCTGTTGAAGCTGATGCCCTACGTCGGCTGTGACGCCGGCACGCCGCTCGTAAATTCGCggctggtggaggaggttCGGGAGCGGACGATGGCGCTGGCAAGCGTCGTGGAGCGACCGGTAGACCTGCTTGGCGTGACGCGGGTCGTTGTCGAAGCCACCTCCTCGACttccgctgcagcgagggATGGTGTCTATGGCGGTAGGCCGTCTGTGAGTAACTTTGCATGGGCATCGTTTTCGCTCGAACACATTTTGCGCGTGGTGCAGGCCCGTCTCAGCACCTTCAGCAAGCAGGAGCTTATCTCGCTTGTCGACGTGCTGACAGTGCGGCGATCGTCGGTTTCAAGTGGCGACgtttccctcccttcaccaTTTTCATCCTCTGCCCCATTGACACCGTTCCACCACGAGAAAagccgcggtgctgctgcttcgatGGAGAAGCATGCTGAAACAGCGGCCGACACGACGTCGGCGACCGCCGATGGTGTCATGTTACTCGACGCCAGTCGTCCTCTTATTCCGGATATACTTGCATGCGCACTCACCACTGTACCGTCACTCTCCATCTCGCAGCTGTGCGCGTGGCTCACGCGCCTAACAACGCTCCGACTCACAGACAACTCTCTCCTTCTGGCTGTTGTGCAGAGTTTGGCAAGCGCCGATGTTCAGTACTTCACAATACCTCAACTGACTAGTGGGGCAGGCGCGCTCGCAAATCTTCTCACGCTGACCTCGGTCCCAGGTCAACCATGGGCGCATGCTGAGCTGTGTATTCGCCTTTACGCAAGactgctgcactgcctctctTCAGCGCTCTACGATGCTGATCGACACGACCCTGAAGTGGTGCACCACGCCCAGACTCGTTTGCTACCGCTACTCGGCACGATTCCAGAGGCTGCGCTGGATGACTACCTCGACAGCGCCATGCCAAAAAGTATGAGGCGTGTCGACTTGGGTTTTGGCGATAAGTCgaaagcggcggcaccagACACCGCAGTACGGCCACACTTTCTTAGTGTGTGTGCTACGCTTGCAGGCGCCATTGAGAAGACCGCGGCGGTCTTACTCCGCTCTATTGCAGTGCTGCCCCCGCGCGAGCAAGctctcgtcgctgctgccgtcttTTACTGGCGTGTCTACACGCCCTCCGTCGCCGATATGCCAGGTGCGTCGACAGTGGCAGTGGCTCAGCAACCTTCCATTCCCTTTGAGCAAGAGTGCCAATTTTCTCTCAAGTGCAGAGAtgtgctgcatcgctgctctcCGCTGACGCTGGACGACATGGCGCGCAAGCACCGCGCCTTGTGTGGGCTGATCATAACTTGTAGCGCCGGCTTCACGGCGAGAGATTCGGTGTACGTGCTCAACGAGCTCGTCGTGGCGCATTATACCGATCGTGCTTTGCAGGTACTTCAccaggaagagcagcagcagcagcagccgcagcatcagcgccgtCTCTCGTCTTCGGCAGCAGATTTGAGCAGTGTGCCATGCACCCAGCCTAGCTTGCTTGTGTCTGTCGTGCGTGTAACTTCGGAGGAGCGGCAGGTTCTCATGAAGCTGCTCAACGACCAGCTGCAGGGACCGCTGCTGAGCGCTCTCGGGGAGGTACACACGTCCCAGCTCGTCCGCTACCTGTCGTCTCTGTCGAGGATGGGTGTGGGCGCCAAGGGGCCCTACCGTGCAGTAATGCGGCACCTGAATGGCCGCTCTCTATCGAGCTTTGAGCAGGTGAGTttgatggtggtgatggctCGTCATCACTTAAGGTCTCGTCGCGTTGTGCACGAGGTCATCCGTGCTCTGCCGGAGCTTGGCACGGCTCTGAGTACTGCTGCGaaggtgacgctgctgaagagcCTCGGGCAGGTGAATGGCCAGCAATTTGTCAAGGCGCCGTACGACGAGACCCTCCTTCCTGGGAAGTTTTTCCCCACGTTGGAGGAGCTCCCACGACTCACGTTTCTGCAGCTCGTGTTCTGCTTCAACGGCCTCATTGAACTCCGTCAGTACGAGAAtccagcggcgcaggcggtgctggtaGAGATCAGCAAGCGCCTCTGCACGCCGCCACTTCGGCCAAGCGACTCCCTCCGCACCATCAACTccgcgacggcgctggcggagtTTCTCGCGTCCCTCTGCCGCTTTGGGGGCCCTGCGGAGGGGGTCTcaacagcactgctgctagagacgctgcaggcgctggagcagcggctCGCCACGacacgctctctcttcgttgACCTCGCCCGACTCAATTGGTACTGGCCTTGTGTGCAAGAGTacttccacctctcttcaGCGCTGTGGAACGGCTGTGCATCGTCGAGCCATGGTGCGCGGCGAGATACAACAGGACCAATAGTGGAGCAGTGGTCTTTCACAACGGACGAGTGGCTCCGTCTGACCAGAGCGTTTGGGCAGCTGGTCGGGACAGCCGGCGCGCGCGTCgcagcgcggctgcaggACATCGCCAAGTCTCCGAGTCTTCGACCCAATACCTTCCTGTGGTGTCAAATGGTGTGCGGACTGCGGTTCGGCGGAATACCACCTCGTGGGAGTGCAGAGGAAGTGCGTCTTGTCGAAAACCTCgagcagaagaagatgcTGCCGTTGCTCAGCAACCCGCAGCAGCTACTCGACATGACCGTGCTCGCCCTTCACTTCACCTCGGAAGGACGAGATGCAGAGGCGATGCCGGCACTGCGGTTTATTCAGAAGAACATGGCTGCAATGCAGGTGCAGGACTGCCTGCAGGTGTGGTGGTACATCTCCCAACTGTTGTCAGTGTCCTCATTGCCAACCACCGCTACGTCATTAGGCTGCGTGACGTCACCGCGACGAAGCGAGGTTGATAAAGTGCAGGGGACAGGGACTAACTTTTCCTCCGCCGTTGTGGCACCAGTGTCGGAGAGAGCTCGTTTCGTGTTGCAGGAAGTGCGTGATGCTGCCAAGGAGCAGGTGCTCCGCGGAGAAAAGGCAGTCACGCAGAAGCTCAGCGTTATGGAGAAACGGCTGCTGAAGTCTCTGCAGTGA
- the AAT16 gene encoding amino acid transporter, putative (TriTrypDB/GeneDB-style sysID: LpmP.32.2800): MNRDNNNNVFSTSGDLSEPLSDVHNPHAEANEKVFDGESCTDSSCTDSLSVQRAKSTGVRRALEKAYSVIPHGGLVANIYNLSSATLGAGIVAVPSGFHHSGMVVSVVLLAVVCACTIYSIRLLGQAKLKTGLRSYEEMARGMLGHGWDYFAAFLMLIFCWGTCVGYIISVGDLLSPMLDGPNTNAFLKTVNGRRILVGLIWLVGMFTLSLPKEINSLRYASVIGVSFVVFFVICVIIHSARNGLQNGIRKDIVLVNSGLPAINGLTLFIFAFICQVNVFEIFDEMQKPTLNRMTRDATISMILVALLNFLSGFFGYCDFGPQVDGSLLRLYRPLEDPLFMISYIGMCIKLCVGFALCIQPSRDAIYYCLRMGKTSDVKDWLNWVVSGLLALAALICGLFIPNINIVFFLLGGICGGFLGFMFPAYFFIYSGGFTLKKVGILNYIGCIVLIVGGVIAVVFGTGVAIYSEIH; the protein is encoded by the coding sequence ATGAACCGCgataacaacaacaacgtgTTTAGCACGAGTGGTGACCTCTCCGAGCCGTTGTCCGACGTCCACAATCCCCATGCTGAAGCGAACGAGAAGGTCTTCGATGGCGAGTCCTGCACCGACTCCAGCTGCACAGACTCGCTGTCCGTGCAGCGAGCCAAATCTACTGGCGTGCGTAGGGCCCTCGAGAAGGCCTATTCCGTCATCCCTCACGGTGGGCTGGTTGCCAACATCTACAATCTGTCCAGCGCTACCCTTGGTGCCGGTATTGTGGCCGTGCCATCCGGCTTTCACCACTCTGGTATGGTGGTCTCCGTTGTGCTACTCGCcgttgtgtgtgcatgcacCATCTATTCAATTCGCTTGCTGGGCCAGGCGAAGCTGAAGACGGGCCTGCGCTCCTACGAGGAGATGGCACGCGGCATGCTGGGTCACGGCTGGGACTACTTTGCAGCGTTTCTCATGTTAATTTTCTGCTGGGGTACGTGCGTCGGATACATCATCTCGGTCGGCGACTTGCTATCGCCAATGCTGGATGGCCCCAACACGAACGCGTTCCTCAAGACAGTCAACGGCCGCCGCATCCTCGTTGGGCTGATCTGGCTCGTTGGCATGTTCACATTGTCTCTGCCGAAGGAGATTAACTCGCTGCGCTACGCCTCTGTGATTGGCGTGTCGTTTGTCGTGTTCTTCGTCATCTGCGTCATCATCCACTCCGCGCGCAACGGCCTCCAGAACGGCATCCGAAAGGATATCGTGCTCGTCAACAGCGGCTTGCCGGCTATCAATGGCCTCACACTGTTCATCTTTGCCTTTATTTGCCAGGTGAACGTATTTGAGATTTTCGATGAAATGCAGAAGCCCACGCTCAACCGAATGACGCGCGACGCGACGATCAGCATGATCCTCGTGGCGTTGCTGAACTTCCTCTCTGGCTTCTTTGGCTACTGCGACTTTGGTCCACAGGTGGACGGCTCGCTTCTGCGGCTGTATCGCCCGCTCGAGGACCCACTCTTCATGATTTCATACATCGGTATGTGCATCAAGCTGTGCGTCGGGTTCGCCCTCTGCATTCAGCCCTCACGCGATGCCATCTACTACTGCCTGCGGATGGGCAAGACATCTGATGTGAAGGACTGGCTGAACTGGGTCGTCAGTGGCCTCCTTGCCCTCGCCGCGCTCATCTGCGGTCTCTTCATCCCTAACATCAACATCGTCTTCTTTCTGCTCGGCGGTATCTGCGGTGGCTTCCTCGGCTTCATGTTTCCGGCGTACTTCTTCATCTACTCGGGTGGCTTCACGCTCAAGAAGGTCGGAATTCTGAACTACATTGGCTGCATCGTGCTGATTGTTGGTGGCGTAATTGCTGTCGTCTTTGGCACTGGCGTTGCCATCTACAGCGAGATCCACTGA